A genome region from Hevea brasiliensis isolate MT/VB/25A 57/8 chromosome 7, ASM3005281v1, whole genome shotgun sequence includes the following:
- the LOC110642684 gene encoding acetolactate synthase small subunit 2, chloroplastic isoform X2, whose protein sequence is MAATLSPYPTSTITQEPCSRLDFRNGFSASSTFASLHFLRLPTRMTNAVLKVSASISEGNGNAAPVTHSVPAFTSSKVQWHTISVFVGDESGIINRIAGVFARRGYNIESLAVGLNKDKALFTIVVRGTDNVLRQVVEQLNKLVNVIKVEDISKEPQVERELMLIKLNVDPSTRPEIMWLVDIFRGKVVDISEHTLTIEVTGDPGKMAAVLRNLSKFRIKELSRTGKIALRRERMGETAPFWRFSAASYPDLESTQPGDVFSSNRANNFAGNSNGSTNGSTISSSKGDVYPVEPYDDYSVNQVLDAHWGVLYDDDSSGLRSHTLSMLVNDSPGVLNMVTGVISRRGYNIQSLAVGPAERGGLSRIITVIPGTDESIGKLVLHLHKLIDMHEVRDITHMPFAERELMLIKIAVNTAARRDVLDIASIFRAKAVDVSDHTITLELTGDLNKMAALQRLLEPFGICEVARTGRVALVRESGVDSAYLRGYPLPL, encoded by the exons ATGGCGGCTACTCTTTCACCCTACCCAACTTCAACCATAACCCAAGAACCGTGTTCCAGACTGGATTTTAGAAATGGGTTTTCAGCTAGCAGCACCTTTGCCTCTCTACATTTTCTCCGTCTGCCCACTCGGATGACCAATGCTGTGCTTAAGGTCTCTGCTAGCATTAGCGAAGGCAATGGGAATGCTGCACCTGTTACCCACTCAGTGCCTGCCTTTACTAGCTCCAA GGTGCAATGGCACACAATATCAGTTTTCGTAGGTGACGAAAGTGGAATAATAAACCGGATTGCAGGCGTTTTTGCTAGAAGGGGTTACAACATCGAGTCCCTTGCAGTTGGTTTGAACAAGGATAAGGCTCTCTTTACCATAGTTGTCCGTGGAACTGACAACGTTTTGCGGCAAGTAGTAGAACAGCTTAACAAGCTTGTGAATGTCATAAAG GTGGAAGATATCTCTAAGGAACCACAAGTAGAACGTGAACTGATGCTTATAAAACTTAATGTGGATCCAAGTACTCGTCCTGAG ATCATGTGGCTGGTGGACATCTTCAGAGGAAAAGTTGTTGATATATCAGAGCATACACTGACTATTGAG GTCACTGGAGACCCTGGAAAGATGGCTGCTGTTTTAAGGAACTTAAGCAAGTTCAGAATCAAAGAACTTAGTAGAACTGGAAAG ATTGCTCTGAGACGAGAAAGGATGGGTGAGACTGCTCCCTTTTGGAGATTTTCTGCGGCTTCTTATCCTGACCTTGAGAGTACACAGCCTGGTGATGTTTTTTCCAGTAATCGTGCAAATAATTTTGCGGGGAACTCAAATGGATCAACTAACGGCAGCACCATTTCATCCTCAAAG GGTGATGTATATCCTGTGGAGCCTTATGATGATTACTCAGTCAATCAAGTTCTTGATGCTCATTGGGGTGTTCTCTATGATGATGAT TCAAGTGGACTTCGGTCACACACATTATCTATGCTTGTGAATGACTCTCCTGGCGTTCTCAACATGGTTACTGGTGTCATATCACGAAGAGGTTATAACATTCAG AGTCTTGCTGTGGGTCCGGCTGAGAGAGGAGGACTTTCCCGCATTATCACTGTTATTCCTGGAACTGATGAGTCAATTGGCAAGTTGGTTCTCCATCTTCACAAGTTGATCGATATGCATGAG GTGCGCGATATTACACACATGCCATTTGCAGAACGAGAGTTGATGCTGATAAAGATAGCTGTGAACACTGCTGCTAGGAGGGATGTCCTTGATATTGCTAGCATATTTCGGGCCAAAGCTGTTGATGTCTCTGATCACACTATTACCCTTGAA CTTACAGGTGATTTAAACAAGATGGCTGCCCTGCAGAGACTGTTGGAGCCATTTGGGATTTGTGAG GTGGCTCGGACTGGAAGGGTAGCTTTGGTGCGGGAATCAGGTGTGGATTCAGCATACCTCCGAGGATATCCTCTTCCATTATGA
- the LOC110642683 gene encoding probably inactive leucine-rich repeat receptor-like protein kinase At5g48380 isoform X2, translating into MALSDINFVVLAYALICIALVLLSSRSITVSNATKTDIECLQSIKQSLQDPNNYLISWNFNNNTEGFICRFTGIDCWHPDENKVINIRLSDMGLKGNFPRGIQKCTSLTGLDFSSNRLSGSIPSDISNFLNILKLDNNRLTGSIPLQLGQLPRMKTFSVANNLLSGQVPTFSNKNTSVSYANNLGLCGEQLPKSCPGVPRKSSVGIIAAAAAGGITFTAIIVGILLYYFSRGAAKKKEDDPEGNKWAKSIKGTKGIKVSMFEESITKMRLIDLMKATNNFSKVNIIGEGRTGTMYKAMIPDGISLMVKRLQDSQHLEKEFVSEMNTLGSVRHRNLVPLLGFCMAKKEKLLVYKYMENGTLYDKLHPVEPEVRNMDWPLRLKIAIGAAKGLAWLHHNCNPRIIHRNISSKCILLDENFEPKLSDFGLARLMNPVDTHLSTFVNGEFGDLGYVAPEYPRTLVATLKGDVYSFGVVLLELVTGEKPTHVANAPETFKGSLAEWITQLSSNSLLHTAIDKSLLGNDFDSELKQFLRVACNCVVPTAKERPTMFEVYQLLRAVGERYHFTTEDEMMLPSETGDADSPDELIVAQYVKEAQ; encoded by the exons ATGGCATTGAGTGACATAAATTTCGTGGTTCTTGCCTACGCTTTGATCTGCATAGCCTTGGTGTTGCTGAGCAGCAGATCAATAACAGTGAGTAATGCCACTAAGACTGATATAGAGTGCCTGCAATCCATAAAACAGTCCCTTCAAGACCCCAATAACTACTTGATCTCCTGGAATTTCAACAACAACACCGAAGGCTTCATATGTAGATTTACTGGGATCGATTGTTGGCACCCTGATGAGAACAAAGTTATAAATATTCGCCTTTCAGATATGGGCCTCAAGGGCAACTTCCCTCGTGGAATTCAGAAATGCACCAGCTTGACCGGCTTGGATTTTTCCAGCAACAGGCTTTCTGGCTCCATCCCTTCTGATATATCCAA tttcttgaacatacTTAAACTCGACAACAACCGACTAACAGGCAGTATTCCGCTGCAACTTGGCCAGCTGCCTCGAATGAAGACATTTAGCGTTGCTAATAATCTTCTATCAGGGCAGGTCCCTACGTTTTCCAACAAGAATACCAGTGTTAGCTATGCAAATAATCTGGGACTCTGTGGAGAACAATTACCGAAATCCTGCCCCGGTGTTCCAAGAAAATCCAGTGTCGGAATAATTGCTGCTGCAGCCGCTGGTGGGATAACATTTACAGCTATTATTGTGGGTATTCTTCTCTACTACTTCTCTCGCGGAGCGGCTAAGAAGAAGGAAGATGACCCTGAAGGTAACAAGTGGGCCAAGAGCATAAAAGGAACTAAAGGCATCAAG GTTTCCATGTTCGAGGAGTCCATTACGAAGATGAGGTTGATTGATCTCATGAAGGCAACTAACAACTTTAGCAAAGTCAATATCATTGGAGAAGGAAGAACCGGAACCATGTACAAAGCAATGATTCCAGATGGTATTTCCCTCATGGTCAAGAGGCTGCAAGACTCTCAACACTTGGAGAAAGAATTTGTGTCAGAGATGAATACACTTGGGAGTGTCAGACACCGCAATTTGGTTCCCCTGTTGGGTTTTTGCATGGCTAAGAAGGAGAAACTTTTGGTCTACAAATACATGGAGAACGGAACACTCTATGACAAACTGCATCCAGTGGAACCAGAGGTCAGAAACATGGATTGGCCCCTAAGGCTCAAAATTGCGATTGGAGCAGCTAAAGGTTTAGCATGGCTTCATCATAACTGCAACCCTCGAATTATTCACAGAAACATAAGCTCCAAATGCATACTGCTGGATGAGAATTTTGAGCCAAAGCTGTCTGATTTCGGCCTTGCAAGGCTGATGAATCCAGTTGACACCCATTTGAGTACCTTCGTGAATGGGGAGTTTGGGGACTTGGGCTATGTAGCTCCCGAGTATCCACGGACCCTGGTAGCCACCCTGAAGGGGGATGTTTATAGCTTTGGGGTAGTTCTTCTGGAGTTGGTCACGGGTGAAAAACCCACTCATGTTGCCAATGCCCCTGAAACCTTCAAGGGAAGTTTAGCAGAGTGGATCACGCAGCTTTCAAGTAATTCTCTCCTTCACACTGCCATCGATAAGTCTTTGCTCGGGAATGATTTTGATAGCGAACTCAAACAGTTTCTTAGAGTTGCTTGTAACTGTGTGGTTCCAACTGCAAAGGAGAGGCCTACCATGTTTGAGGTGTACCAGCTTCTGAGAGCTGTTGGGGAAAGATATCACTTCACAACAGAGGATGAAATGATGTTGCCATCCGAAACTGGTGATGCTGATTCTCCTGATGAACTTATTGTTGCTCAATATGTGAAGGAGGCTCAATGA
- the LOC110642684 gene encoding acetolactate synthase small subunit 2, chloroplastic isoform X1: MAATLSPYPTSTITQEPCSRLDFRNGFSASSTFASLHFLRLPTRMTNAVLKVSASISEGNGNAAPVTHSVPAFTSSKVQWHTISVFVGDESGIINRIAGVFARRGYNIESLAVGLNKDKALFTIVVRGTDNVLRQVVEQLNKLVNVIKVEDISKEPQVERELMLIKLNVDPSTRPEIMWLVDIFRGKVVDISEHTLTIEVTGDPGKMAAVLRNLSKFRIKELSRTGKIALRRERMGETAPFWRFSAASYPDLESTQPGDVFSSNRANNFAGNSNGSTNGSTISSSKGDVYPVEPYDDYSVNQVLDAHWGVLYDDDSSGLRSHTLSMLVNDSPGVLNMVTGVISRRGYNIQSLAVGPAERGGLSRIITVIPGTDESIGKLVLHLHKLIDMHEVRDITHMPFAERELMLIKIAVNTAARRDVLDIASIFRAKAVDVSDHTITLELTGDLNKMAALQRLLEPFGICEVARTGRVALVRESGYYTVQVCIWYCGLNFSWKRLIMWNSEKAIAHLRTKQQHFDFGIKGLVVYIQLVFLSIEK, encoded by the exons ATGGCGGCTACTCTTTCACCCTACCCAACTTCAACCATAACCCAAGAACCGTGTTCCAGACTGGATTTTAGAAATGGGTTTTCAGCTAGCAGCACCTTTGCCTCTCTACATTTTCTCCGTCTGCCCACTCGGATGACCAATGCTGTGCTTAAGGTCTCTGCTAGCATTAGCGAAGGCAATGGGAATGCTGCACCTGTTACCCACTCAGTGCCTGCCTTTACTAGCTCCAA GGTGCAATGGCACACAATATCAGTTTTCGTAGGTGACGAAAGTGGAATAATAAACCGGATTGCAGGCGTTTTTGCTAGAAGGGGTTACAACATCGAGTCCCTTGCAGTTGGTTTGAACAAGGATAAGGCTCTCTTTACCATAGTTGTCCGTGGAACTGACAACGTTTTGCGGCAAGTAGTAGAACAGCTTAACAAGCTTGTGAATGTCATAAAG GTGGAAGATATCTCTAAGGAACCACAAGTAGAACGTGAACTGATGCTTATAAAACTTAATGTGGATCCAAGTACTCGTCCTGAG ATCATGTGGCTGGTGGACATCTTCAGAGGAAAAGTTGTTGATATATCAGAGCATACACTGACTATTGAG GTCACTGGAGACCCTGGAAAGATGGCTGCTGTTTTAAGGAACTTAAGCAAGTTCAGAATCAAAGAACTTAGTAGAACTGGAAAG ATTGCTCTGAGACGAGAAAGGATGGGTGAGACTGCTCCCTTTTGGAGATTTTCTGCGGCTTCTTATCCTGACCTTGAGAGTACACAGCCTGGTGATGTTTTTTCCAGTAATCGTGCAAATAATTTTGCGGGGAACTCAAATGGATCAACTAACGGCAGCACCATTTCATCCTCAAAG GGTGATGTATATCCTGTGGAGCCTTATGATGATTACTCAGTCAATCAAGTTCTTGATGCTCATTGGGGTGTTCTCTATGATGATGAT TCAAGTGGACTTCGGTCACACACATTATCTATGCTTGTGAATGACTCTCCTGGCGTTCTCAACATGGTTACTGGTGTCATATCACGAAGAGGTTATAACATTCAG AGTCTTGCTGTGGGTCCGGCTGAGAGAGGAGGACTTTCCCGCATTATCACTGTTATTCCTGGAACTGATGAGTCAATTGGCAAGTTGGTTCTCCATCTTCACAAGTTGATCGATATGCATGAG GTGCGCGATATTACACACATGCCATTTGCAGAACGAGAGTTGATGCTGATAAAGATAGCTGTGAACACTGCTGCTAGGAGGGATGTCCTTGATATTGCTAGCATATTTCGGGCCAAAGCTGTTGATGTCTCTGATCACACTATTACCCTTGAA CTTACAGGTGATTTAAACAAGATGGCTGCCCTGCAGAGACTGTTGGAGCCATTTGGGATTTGTGAG GTGGCTCGGACTGGAAGGGTAGCTTTGGTGCGGGAATCAG GGTACTATACTGTGCAAGTGTGTATATGGTACTGTGGCTTGAATTTCTCATGGAAGAGACTAATAATGTGGAACTCAGAAAAGGCAATTGCACACTTAAGAACGAAGCAGCAGCATTTTGATTTTGGCATAAAAGGTCTAGTAGTATATATACAATTGGTGTTTCTATCAATAGAAAAGTGA
- the LOC110642687 gene encoding uncharacterized protein LOC110642687, with product MTRSGIVTQDSMICKLEVIVRVLQIEPKKDRDDLREEMKQHALQSAIEIRQKIREKLQAIFGDSLPDKTKGSDPGVNEEVGTSIAVLGSKGILPNTKVNQQQGGIVSNGSAAENEDKHIIDEDQLLGNYDKSNEDQNASSEVFNKNDKGIERERDFLADTFGINEDSKEENNGEEDNR from the coding sequence ATGACTAGATCTGGGATAGTTACTCAAGACTCGATGATCTGTAAGTTGGAGGTAATAGTTAGGGTTTTGCAGATAGAACCCAAGAAGGATAGGGATGATTTGAGGGAGGAAATGAAGCAGCATGCCTTGCAGAGTGCAATAGAGATTAGACAGAAGATCAGGGAGAAGTTACAAGCCATTTTTGGGGATTCTTTGCCTGATAAAACTAAAGGAAGTGATCCTGGAGTAAATGAAGAAGTGGGAACCTCTATTGCTGTCCTCGGGAGTAAGGGTATTCTCCCTAATACAAAAGTCAACCAGCAGCAGGGAGGGATTGTTAGCAATGGATCAGCAGCTGAGAATGAAGATAAACATATAATTGATGAAGATCAACTTCTTGGAAATTATGACAAatcaaatgaagaccaaaatgctTCTAGTGAAGTTTTCAATAAGAATGACAAGGGCATTGAGCGTGAGCGGGATTTTCTCGCTGATACATTTGGTATTAATGAAGATTCTAAGGAGGAAAATAATGGAGAAGAGGATAATCGATAA
- the LOC110642683 gene encoding probably inactive leucine-rich repeat receptor-like protein kinase At5g48380 isoform X1 codes for MALSDINFVVLAYALICIALVLLSSRSITVSNATKTDIECLQSIKQSLQDPNNYLISWNFNNNTEGFICRFTGIDCWHPDENKVINIRLSDMGLKGNFPRGIQKCTSLTGLDFSSNRLSGSIPSDISKLVPYVTSLDISSNNFLGEIPINLANCSFLNILKLDNNRLTGSIPLQLGQLPRMKTFSVANNLLSGQVPTFSNKNTSVSYANNLGLCGEQLPKSCPGVPRKSSVGIIAAAAAGGITFTAIIVGILLYYFSRGAAKKKEDDPEGNKWAKSIKGTKGIKVSMFEESITKMRLIDLMKATNNFSKVNIIGEGRTGTMYKAMIPDGISLMVKRLQDSQHLEKEFVSEMNTLGSVRHRNLVPLLGFCMAKKEKLLVYKYMENGTLYDKLHPVEPEVRNMDWPLRLKIAIGAAKGLAWLHHNCNPRIIHRNISSKCILLDENFEPKLSDFGLARLMNPVDTHLSTFVNGEFGDLGYVAPEYPRTLVATLKGDVYSFGVVLLELVTGEKPTHVANAPETFKGSLAEWITQLSSNSLLHTAIDKSLLGNDFDSELKQFLRVACNCVVPTAKERPTMFEVYQLLRAVGERYHFTTEDEMMLPSETGDADSPDELIVAQYVKEAQ; via the exons ATGGCATTGAGTGACATAAATTTCGTGGTTCTTGCCTACGCTTTGATCTGCATAGCCTTGGTGTTGCTGAGCAGCAGATCAATAACAGTGAGTAATGCCACTAAGACTGATATAGAGTGCCTGCAATCCATAAAACAGTCCCTTCAAGACCCCAATAACTACTTGATCTCCTGGAATTTCAACAACAACACCGAAGGCTTCATATGTAGATTTACTGGGATCGATTGTTGGCACCCTGATGAGAACAAAGTTATAAATATTCGCCTTTCAGATATGGGCCTCAAGGGCAACTTCCCTCGTGGAATTCAGAAATGCACCAGCTTGACCGGCTTGGATTTTTCCAGCAACAGGCTTTCTGGCTCCATCCCTTCTGATATATCCAAGTTAGTGCCATATGTTACATCTCTTGATATCTCATCCAACAATTTTTTGGGTGAAATTCCAATTAATCTTGCCaactgcagtttcttgaacatacTTAAACTCGACAACAACCGACTAACAGGCAGTATTCCGCTGCAACTTGGCCAGCTGCCTCGAATGAAGACATTTAGCGTTGCTAATAATCTTCTATCAGGGCAGGTCCCTACGTTTTCCAACAAGAATACCAGTGTTAGCTATGCAAATAATCTGGGACTCTGTGGAGAACAATTACCGAAATCCTGCCCCGGTGTTCCAAGAAAATCCAGTGTCGGAATAATTGCTGCTGCAGCCGCTGGTGGGATAACATTTACAGCTATTATTGTGGGTATTCTTCTCTACTACTTCTCTCGCGGAGCGGCTAAGAAGAAGGAAGATGACCCTGAAGGTAACAAGTGGGCCAAGAGCATAAAAGGAACTAAAGGCATCAAG GTTTCCATGTTCGAGGAGTCCATTACGAAGATGAGGTTGATTGATCTCATGAAGGCAACTAACAACTTTAGCAAAGTCAATATCATTGGAGAAGGAAGAACCGGAACCATGTACAAAGCAATGATTCCAGATGGTATTTCCCTCATGGTCAAGAGGCTGCAAGACTCTCAACACTTGGAGAAAGAATTTGTGTCAGAGATGAATACACTTGGGAGTGTCAGACACCGCAATTTGGTTCCCCTGTTGGGTTTTTGCATGGCTAAGAAGGAGAAACTTTTGGTCTACAAATACATGGAGAACGGAACACTCTATGACAAACTGCATCCAGTGGAACCAGAGGTCAGAAACATGGATTGGCCCCTAAGGCTCAAAATTGCGATTGGAGCAGCTAAAGGTTTAGCATGGCTTCATCATAACTGCAACCCTCGAATTATTCACAGAAACATAAGCTCCAAATGCATACTGCTGGATGAGAATTTTGAGCCAAAGCTGTCTGATTTCGGCCTTGCAAGGCTGATGAATCCAGTTGACACCCATTTGAGTACCTTCGTGAATGGGGAGTTTGGGGACTTGGGCTATGTAGCTCCCGAGTATCCACGGACCCTGGTAGCCACCCTGAAGGGGGATGTTTATAGCTTTGGGGTAGTTCTTCTGGAGTTGGTCACGGGTGAAAAACCCACTCATGTTGCCAATGCCCCTGAAACCTTCAAGGGAAGTTTAGCAGAGTGGATCACGCAGCTTTCAAGTAATTCTCTCCTTCACACTGCCATCGATAAGTCTTTGCTCGGGAATGATTTTGATAGCGAACTCAAACAGTTTCTTAGAGTTGCTTGTAACTGTGTGGTTCCAACTGCAAAGGAGAGGCCTACCATGTTTGAGGTGTACCAGCTTCTGAGAGCTGTTGGGGAAAGATATCACTTCACAACAGAGGATGAAATGATGTTGCCATCCGAAACTGGTGATGCTGATTCTCCTGATGAACTTATTGTTGCTCAATATGTGAAGGAGGCTCAATGA